TGCATAGTCGGGTGTTCGCACAACAGCGGGTTTAAGAAATTGGCGGTTCAGTGGTTAAATGAAGTTCAGTTTTCCAATGAAACATTTGTGACGGCAGACAGTTTAGTGCTCCGAAATCGCCAACTTCTTAAACCCACAAACCGTTATGGGCAATTCCATGTGTTAAACTTAACAAAGTTACTATATCACACAAAGCTGTATGTGTTGATAATCCAAAATTAATATCCCTTAAAACAAAACCTAAAATAATTCATCTTCAGCTTTCTGCTTTATCTGATTATAGTAACCTTACCCGAATACCGGTTCTGATCAACATCCGTAATGATATAGAAAAACTGTCCTGAAAAAGTACCTGGCAGATCAATGTGATAATAGTTGTCTGGCGTTAAATTTTTAGAAAAGATCATCTGTCCGAATGCATTATATAATTTTATTTCTTTTAATTTCCTTTCGACTGAACTAACTATAAGATAAGTTGATGAAGGATTCGGATAAACATCTAAGCCAATATTTACTTTTCTATCCTGCACAATATTTGTCATTACGTTATTATACCGTCTAACGCTGATTATTACTCCGACCGTATCTGTTCGGAGATTTGATGTGGTATAAAATGAATTTGCTTCGGCTATGATAGAAGATGGCTGGTTTTGATAACCCGGAATTGAATCTCTGAACAATATACCGCCAGTATAATCATAAATGGTGACCGGAGCCATATCGGTATTGGTGGCGGATGCAGACGCATATACTCGATTATTCAGGACTGACAAACCTGAGCCGCTAAAACCGATAATGGAATCTGTCCATTCGACATTACAATTCTGAAATTTCCGTACGCAATAATTTCCCGTTTGACCATTGAAGATGTCACCAATAACGAAGATATTATCATAATCGTCGACTACTAAATTTAAAACTCGGTTATTCCAGTCGGCCGGACTTAAGGTATCACGCCAGTCACATAAATAATTCCCGGCACTGTCCAGGCTGACCACATACCAATTAGCTGGAATGGTAATACCGGCAAGCGCAATATTACCGGTACTGCTTATTTTCATTATTGTAGAATAGGCAACATAGGGAACGGACACCTGATGAGTCCAGATAGGATTTCCGCTTGTGTCATACTCACATACGAACGTCTGCCCTACACCTGACAGGACAGAGTGCACGGTTAAAATCAAAACATTATTTCGCAATTCAAGATTGTCAATTTGTTCGGCCGCTGTCGGTCTGATTGTAATGTGCCTGATCCACTGGCAGTTTAACATCGAGTCGAATTTAATGATCACTCCATCGGATGCAAAATTGGGATAGTTGGATGTATCTGCCAATCCACCTGCATAAATATTTCCAAAACTATCGGCAGTGACTGCATTAATAGAATATCTTCCTCCTGGAACAGAATCGTAGTATAAATATCTATAGGTATACAATCCATCTGCCGAAATCTTCACAACGCATCCCTGTGTATTGGAGACTATGCCTTGCGAATTTCCACATGCATAAACATTATTGTTTGCATCGATGAATGAATTGGTATAATATAAATAGCTGTTGGAGGTGAAATTGATTTTCTTTTTCCAACGAAGAATACCGCTGCTGTCAAACTTCGAGACCTGAAGAGAGGGATAAGCATAATAACCTGAATAAATTATAGTATCCACCGCGCTGCAAATATCAATAATATTATGATCATGATCCACCAGTGATTTCAACTCACGGTCCATTTTGTGCTGATAATTAGTGTTGGTATAAAAAACACTGTCAGTGAATGAGGAATCATAATACACAACCTGATTACCGTTATGACCACAGCAAGCCTGCCACATGCCTGACATGTAGGAAGAATTACCATTCAAAGCGCCCACCGGATAGATAAAATCTAAAAAGCATTTTACCTGTTTGAGAGTACCCGATGAATCAAAGACCTGGAAACATGCTAAGTCGCGTGACCCGCCGATTGAATATCCAACATAAGCATCACCATTTACGCTGACATCAAAAGATCCTAAATAGTTACCAACATAATTATTCCAGTTAACTGTGCCGCTAGAATCGATCTTGTAGATGCGTGCATCATCTAATAAATATAAATGCCTGCCATTGCCATTCATGAATGTTGCGTTTGAAGTTGTAGAAATCGGAAGTTGCCAGGTTTCATTTAAACCAGGATCGAGTTTAAATACATATTCTGAATCGGGATTGCTCCAAATGATAGGGGCAAGTCCAATAACAAAATAAGTATTGTTCCATGCATCGATATATGATGTGATTCCACTGATGCAGGATGTTTTATAATTTGACACTGCGGTAAACGAGGTGTCATACAGAGTTATGGAAACAGAATCCCTGTTAGACGAACTGATTCCTACTTCGAGATTATTATCAGACCTCATCTTAAACGCAACGAGTCCATCATAATATTGGGCAAGGAAATTTTGCCAGGTAAGAGATCCATTTAAATATAATTTACCGCATTTGAGCTGAATACCTGGCAAAGCGGCATTATGATATGCATAATACAAAGAACCGTTAGAATCTGTCGTCAGAATAATTTCGAATCGTTTGGGATCATTTCCGTCCATAAAGGTTGGCTCCTTGTACGTCCACAATAAATTTCCCTGAAGATTGAATTTTACAATAAACAAATGAAGAGAATCGTCCATATTCTCAAATCCCGCGATAAAAGAATTCCCGTTCAAATCAACCGTCACTGCATAGGCGGCATTCCACCATAAAGGATTTGAATAGAATTCGGTCTGAAATGAAATTGAACCATCGGGGTTATATTTATTCAAAAAACTTTTCGAAGTGACAGATGTATCCTTCGCGCCCGTGAAATAAAAACAATTATTGGCATCTACAGCCGAAGCGTTTACTCTGAAATTAGAATTCTCCTTGTCCCCCATTAAAGTCCTTTCCCATTGTAAGGCAAATGGTTGAGCAGAAAGTTTAAAAAGGCCGAGAAACAGGATGAGTGATAAAACGACTTTTTGCTTTTGCATATTCCAAAGATAATGGTTTAATCGTCCGAAAATCGTTTTTGAAGATTTCTGTAACCTTGGAACATCACAACAACAAATTGAAGTTATCTTGCACAGGCCATAACATGCGCTTGGCGCAATGGCTTCCCTCCTGCTTTGGCGCACATAATTTATTGACAATTACAGCGTGCTAAAGAAATTTTTATCTTTGAAACGCGCCACTGGGCCAAGTGCCAAAGCGGTATCCTTCATGCTTAGAAAAACCTACTATTCTAAAACTCATTTCAAGAAATAAATATTAATTATGGACGAATTCATAGAGTATTTAAGATTTCCTGAAATTGAAAAAGCGAGAGAATACACTTCAGTACTTGAAAAACACAACATTCCCTTTTATCTTGATGATGTTTCAATGCGTTTTAAACTTGTTTCAAATAATAACCCTTGGGAAAATCAGTTTATACTGAAACTCAAAGAGTCTGATATTGAGCGTGCGGAAAAAGCGGTTAATGAAGAATTGGATAATGAAGTAAAACTGACCACCCAAGAACACTACATGTTTTCATTCGATGACAATGATATTTTAAATGTAATTGCTAACCAGAACGAATGGACAAGAGAAGAGGTTAAACTGGCAATGAAGATTGCTAACGAGAGAAAACTAGACTTATCTGCTCAATCAATCAGAAGCAATAAGATAGTTAAAGAGCAAACGTCACAACATCGGTCAACAATATATACCACTGCAAGCTGGTTTTGGGTAATAGGAGTCTTTACAATTGCAAATTCAGTTTTATCCGGAAAACATATTAGTTTTCATTTACCCGGGTTAATCATTACTGAAATTTTTGAAAACGTGTTTATAAATGTTTTTGGTGAAGGTAATAGATTTGGCTTTGTAGCGACCTTAATCATATCGGCTATATTCTTTCTATTTGCCAGATATGGACGGAGAAATAAATGGATATTTTTAACTGGACTTATAATTTATTCCTTTGATGCAATATTAGTATTTTCAAGTCCCAGATGGGGACAGCTAATATTTATCTTCATAGCATTGTGGAGTATGATTACTTCACTAGTGAATACTTTTAGGGACGGAGAAAAACAACTAGTGCAGAGAAGTACGAACGGATAACATCGCCTTACCGCCATGCGAAATTTTTGTATCTTCGAATAAACCACAAAAGGTCCAGCGGTAAGGCCTGGACGTTATGCTGCAAACTAAATAGCAAATAAATCAATACAAATAGAAACAAATTTTAAAAATAAAATATGGAACAATTTTCAAACAAATGGAATGAAAAATTAAGCAGGGCATTACCTACTTTATCCATGGTAGCCCCTTTATGCTGGTTTGTGGCAAGCATCGTTTATGTTATAGGTATAGGACGACTGCCGGGAGGGTTGTCAATTATAAGTTCTCATGAAGGATTTCTAATGACCTTAGGTTCGCCCTTTTTTATAGCCACATTTATTTTCTTAGGACAATCTGTAGCAAGGCAATTTCCTACGACCGGAATTGTAGTTACAGTACTCGGTTCGCTAGGTGTGACAACCTTGAGCGCCATTTCAGCCTTTAGGTTGTTTGCAACCTCATTTGTTAATTATGGCATTGATCCCGATACTATTCTTGGCGCATTTAATGCAGGTTCAAAATTTGACATTGCCTTTGCACTTTTACAAGTCTCAGGATTTTTGAGTTTTATTGTAAGTGGTGTGGCCTTTTTGCGTTCAACTACTATACCTAAATGGGTGGGCTTGTTATTAATTGCCAGCATTCCTCTTATGATAACAGGCCAGTTTTTCGAGTTTAAGAAAGAAATATTCTGGCCTCTTGCTACTTTAAGTTGGGTATTGGCAATATGGGGTCTTGCTAAATCGATGAAAACGAAACATTCATAAATGCAAATCCATTCTTTAGACTTTCCTTTATTGAATAAAGTCCGAATGCACAACATCAGCTTGGTAATATGGCGGCTGAACTGCTTCTATGAAACATTTGTGAAGGGTTCAACAGCTGGAATTCTATTGAGCTTTTGTACTAAAAATCTGCCAAGTCGCCATGCTGAAAATTGAAATGCCATCACTCATAAATTACAAACCTCACACGGAAATCATGTTGAAAACAATAAAAGATTTTACCTTCTAAAAAATGAACAGATTTCTCACCTATTTATTCTGGTCCTTACTTATAACACTTGCAGGACAGAGCTGTAAAAAAGAAGAAAACCAAACTTCCAGTTGTGCCTTTATCGAAGAGGTTCCACCCCGTTATATGTTTGCACCTGACTCTGTAAAGTCAGATTCTACAATTACAATTATAGTTTATTACAATAATCCAAAACACTGTCAACATTTCGATTCATTCAGTTCAGTTTCTGTTGACAGTACAGTAAACATTGCTTTACAAACTAAAATTGACACTTGCAATTGCACCGACGATTTCGATTTACAAATACCGGTTTTTCATTATAAGGCTCCAAGTTCTCCCGGACATTCAATCATTTCAATTCACGTAATTGACACATTGTACTATAGGGACACTATTGTTGTCTATTAACTTCATGGCTGTGTAAAAGAAAATTTAGCAAATTGAGCAAATTAATAGTATTAGGACGATACAACAACAACCAATGAACAAACTGAAATTTGTATCAACAATTTTCATATTGATAGGTTTGTTTGCTTGTGAACCACCAATTACTTTCAACGAACCACAACCTGCAGATACCGGTAATTTGTCTCACTTTCCGATTCGTTTACAAGGAGAATTTTTGAGCCTTGCAGACAATTCAATACTTTTAATTAGCGACAAGTTAATTCAAAGAGTTTATGACTATGACCATAAAATTCACCCAAGCCAACTTGATAACTCATCCTATCTCTCAGGTGACACCCTGATAGACCTGAATACAAACGAAAAGACTATAATAAAACATGACGGTGACAGTTTAATAACTCATGTCCATTATATTGACACCTTATTTCAAATGAACTACGACAATGTTGTCAGAAAGTTCAAAGGCTATTACTTTCTAAATACACGCTACGACAAGACAAGTTGGGAAGTGAAAAAAGCTCAGCTATCAAAAGGACAACTTATAATAAGTAGTATCTCAACAAAACTTGACATTGATAATTTAAAAGAAATAACAGAAATCCCAACCGATACTGTTCCGCCTTACAAGTTTTCAGCAACAAAAAAACAGTTTATAGAATTCAAAAAAAATAATGGGTTTAGAGATAGTGAAACATTTGTTAAACAATAGAAAAACGAATTATTACAACGAATTTGTAATAGGCAGGGGTTCACTCCGCCCAGACAATTGTGTAGTAAAAGAGTGGGCAGTATTCTAAATGAATTTTCATACCGATGAACAGAAGAATAATTGCGGAAATTAGAGCCTACAATAATTTGGCGGATTTGGGGTTAAATGAAGCTTTGTTCTTCATATCCAATATGAGGCAGTTTGACAATTTATTGTTTCGAAATCGCCAACTTATTCTAGACGATAACTGCTAAGTGCTAAAAATAAAACGAAATTCTAAAATTAGACCACATGAAACATTTGCTTTCGATTCTTTTTATTCTACTTGCCAACAATCTATCAGCTCAAACCAATGATTTCCCAAATGAAAGAAAAATTACCGTTAACGGCGTTGCTTCCGTTCAAATAGAGCCAAGTGAATACATCATTAGCATTAGAATTCAAGAATACTTTTACCATTCAAGTGAAGACAAAGGAGAAGCCAAAGTAGAATACACTATTGATGCATTAGAAGGGAAATTGAAAGATCTGATTTCATCACTCGGATTCAATCTTAAGAATCTTCATTTGGTTGAAATCAGCTCAAACTATAGTAATAGCTATGGAAATGAACGAAAACCATTAATTAGTGAAACATTTGAGTATAAACTGGACAATTTTTCAGATGTTGTCAGATTTCTTCAGAATGCAAGAATAAATAGCATTACATCTCTTCAAGTAAGAAGAAAGTATTCAATTAAGAAAGAGGAATTGAGAACACAATTATATAAATCTGCTTTAGAAGACGCCAAATCAACTGCTGACAAACTGTTATCAACTATAAACAAATCAACAGGAGATGTGCTTTTTATTAATGCATCAAACAATCAGATTCAGTATAATCTTGATGAAGAATATCAAAATAACTATAGTAGTGTGAGTACATTCAATCTTAATAATAACAAAACGATCTCAATGGGAGTTACCGTAATTTATGGAATAAAGTAAGTGTTTGTCAGTGCAAAAAACTCAAGTGGCACTTCCACTTAAGAAAATTGTATTCTTATGAAAATAATTCTTATTATACTTTTGATGCTTTCCATTCAAGCGCCAGGGCAAGACACAACAACAACTACAACAAAACACAAGTTCTTTATCGGTCTTAATTTATCACCAGACTATTGCGGACGAGTAATTACTCAAAATGGCAATACTCTTTCAAACGCCAATTGGTCCCGCGTCAAAGCCATGGAAGATTCAATCTTCAAACCGAAGTTTGGGCACTCATTAGGTATTACATTGGAATATCAGATTGGAAATCGACTGTACTTTGAATCGGGACTGCAATTTTCAAATAAAGGTTACAAGACTATTCCCATAATGACACTTTATGATCCTTTCAACCCGGATGGTAGTGTAACAGAAGCAACAAACATTATCAGCCACAATTACCTTGACTTACCTTTGAAAGTAAAACTATATTTTCTTAAAAATAAATTTCAACTACTGACGAGTGTTGGTGCGACACTAAATTATTTGTTACGAGTAAGTATTAAGACAATTCCAACTGTGGAGACTGAAGAATTCAAGGTAGTGACACATATTATTGACTACCCCTACAATAAAATAAATATCTCGCCAACAATAAGCTTTGGAGCCAAATACAATTTTAATGATAAAATGAATGTACAGGTAGCACCCACATTTCGATACGGACTTTTAAAACTTGATAACAAAGATTACAAGATTGAACATTTGTGGAGTGCAGGTATAAACATCAATCTCTATTACAAACTGTGACAGATACGAAAGAAGGGTTTTCCCTCGCATGACATGGCCTTGCTGTCAGGCAAGAAATTTATTACCTTGAACAAGCTAAATCCAGCCTCGCAGCATATTGTGGGGCCTTATAGGCTGCGTCAAACCACTGCTGGTCACGTAGAAATAGCAAATGGGAGATCAATTTAACCTATTATAAATAGCATGAAAAAACTACAATTCAAAGTAACCATTAACGCCCCTGTGAGCAGGATTTATGACCTTATGCTTGGCATCAGCAACAAATCAACTTACGAGCAATGGACAGCTTTGTTTAACCCGACATCAACCTATGAAGGGACCTGGATAAAGGGAACCAAGATGCTTTTTATTGGTGTAGATGAGAATGGAGAAAAGGGAGGTATGGTTTCAAGGATAGTTGATAACATTCCCAACCGCTTTGTTTCGATTCAACATTACGGTCTTTATAAAGCAAACAAGGAAATTACCGAAGGACCGGAAGTGGAAAAATGGGCTAATGGATATGAAAACTATTCCTTCGAAGAGAACAATGATTCAACGACTCTTACAGTTGACGTGGATGTCAATAATGACTTTTTGGATTACATGAACGAGACCTATCCTCAAGCTCTTGAAAAGCTGAAAGAACTTTGTGAAAAATAACAATTTCAGGAATATCAGAAAATTACAAAGAAATAAACAATGCCTATCACTCGAATTAGCAATATGGTGACTGAAGTGATTTCACGAAACATTTGTGAAAAGTTCCATATTAGGAATTCTATTGAATTGTAGTGCTAACAATCTACCACATCGCTATACCGAAAAACGTTACATGTAATTTCAAAAACTTCTCATGAACAATAAAAAGAAAATCGTAACCATTGACAATTATTTAGACACTCATTACATACACAGAAGCAATTGGTTAAGGGCCGCTGTTTTGGGAGCAAACGATGGAATAATATCTATTTCAAGTCTTGCGATAGGCGTTGCTGCCGCAAGCTCAACAAGGGAACCTATTGTTTTAGCAACAGTCGCCGGACTTGTTGCAGGAGCTTTATCTATGGCTGCTGGTGAATATGTTTCTGTAAGTTCACAAACAGACACAGAAAAATCAGACATTGAAAGAGAAACTCAGGAACTTAAAGAAATGCCGGAACAAGAGTTAAATATATTATCTCAAATTTTTGAGAAGAGAGGACTGAAAAAAGAAACAGCAATGCAAGTAGCCATTGAATTGACGGAGAAAGATTCCCTGGGTGCGCACATTAGAGAAGAATTGGGTATAAACGAAATTAGTCAGGCAAATCCCATACAAGCAGCAATTGCTTCAGGCGCTTCTTTTTCTGTTGGAGGAGTATTACCTCTTTTGGTAGTACTTTTTGCACCAATAAAAGGAATGGAATATTGGCTATATGGTTTCACAACATTTTTTTTAATTGTTTTAGGAACAACTGCAGCAAAAACAGGAGGTTCAAGTATAAAAAAAGCCATTTTACGCATTACTGTCTGGGGGACAATTGCAATGGGTTTGTCAGCACTAGTGGGCTATTTCTTTGGTATTAAAGTATAATCTATTTGACCGTTATAGAGAAACTGAAATAAAAACTACGCACAATGGCACATTTGCAAGAGGTGGACCTTTGTGCTCTGCAGATAGTTTTGTAGTTAAAGGGCAGTTCTCCACGTCAACATTTGTGGTGTGTAACCGGCTCATCACAAATCTGCAAACCGTTAATAGAAATTATAAGACAAAACATACTGACAACAAAAGAGCATGACGGGTTTTAAAATTACAACTGCGGAGAAACAAGAAATAAGATTTGAATTTTACATGGAGCTTGCTCCTGTAACATCAAAGGCCTTTGCTGACATTTTACCATTCACAAGAACCTTTCATCATGCAAGGGTTTCCGGACAAGAAATTTGGATAGACGATGTACCTCAACTTGACATTATTCAGGAAAACGCATCAGTATTCACTGAACCGGGCGAAGTTGTTTTTGGTCCAACAAAACCCATCAGGGCAAAAACGGCAAACTGTTTTGGAATTTATTATGGTGAGGGTAAAGGATTGGACGCTTGTAACATTTTCGCCAGGGTCGTAGATAGTGACAAACAAAAATTGATTGACCTTGGAAATAGTATTTGGAAAAACGGTTCACAAGTATTGACCCTTTCATTAGTAGACACAATTAAATAATCGAAATTGCAAGAGCTGTAAGAAATACGCGCAATACAGCACATACCCAAATGAATGGATCATGACACACAATAATCTTGACATTAAACTCCGGCCAACAGAAATTGCAGACCTCGACATCTTGTTTCAATTTCAAACGGACAAAGAAGGTGGATACCTGGCTGCATTTATGTCTAAAGATCCTACAGACAAGTCGGCTTACATTACTAAATACACAAAGTTGCTTGCTGACCCAACAATAAATAACCAAACTATCCTTCTTGACAATACTATTGTGGGTAGTGTCGCTAAGTTTGTCATGGAAGGTGATCCAGAAATAACCTACTGGATCGACAGAAAATATTGGGGACAAGGCATTGCGACAAAAGCATTATCCCAGCTTCTTGCTATAGAGACCAATAAGACCGATCTTTGGGCGGGTTGCATTTGACAATTTCGGTTCACAAAAGGTTTTAGAAAAATGTGGCTTTATCAAAATCGGCACCGACAGAGGTTTTGCAAATGCAAGGCAGGCGGAAATAGAAGAATTTATTTATAAGCTTGTCTGAGAAGGAGCAACAGTAAAAAAGTCAGGCACATAAAACCTACGGTCAAGCTACCAACCCATTCTTATGACCCCACTCACAAAATCCAGAATAGAATCCATTGATGTAGTACGGGGAATTGCCATGGTTATTATGGCACTGGACCATGTGAGAGATTTTTTCCATGCAGAAGCATTTACGGATGACCCTTTAAATTTAGCGACCACTACCCCACTTCTCTTCTTCACCAGATGGATCACTCATTTTTGTGCACCGATATTTGTATTTCTTTCCGGGACATCAATTTACCTTCAAAGCTTACGAAAAACAAAGAAAGAATTAAGTGCTTTCCTGGTAAAAAGAGGCTTGTGGTTAATTTTTGTTGAGTTCATAATTATTACATTCTCCTGGACTTTTAATCCCGCATACAGTTCCATTTTCCTGCAGGTGATATGGGCAATAGGCATCAGTATGGTTATTCTGGGCTTACTCATCCGTCTTCCCTATAAAATTATACTGTCACTTGGCTTGCTGATAGTCTTCGGCCATAATCTTCTGGATATACCCGAAGCTGCACCTGATTTCAAAACCGGATTTTGGTGGGACTTGATCCATCATGGCAATTGGTCTCCTTACGAATTACTGCCCAATCATACTTTCGTCATCATCTATCCATTCCTGGCCTGGACAGGAGTAATGATGCTGGGCTATTGCATGGGTATTTTCTATACGTCAAAATTTACTGCGGAGAACCGTCAAAAAACAATTTTCAGGATTGGCATTGGACTTATCCTGTTGTTTGTCATACTGCGTTTTATCAATATTTATGGCGCCCCTCATCCCTGGACAACACAAAAAAATAGTTTGTATACTTTTCTGTCCTTTCTTAAAATCCACAAATACCCTCCTTCCCTATTGTACCTGTGTATTACAATCGGACCCGCATTGTTATTGCTCTCAATGGTAGAAAGAATAAAAAATCATCTCACAAACATCCTGGTTGTTTTTGGACGCACAGCATTCTTCTATTATGTTATTCATTTTTTCCTCTTGCATTTACTTTTAGCTGCTTCATTTTATATACATGGCAATACTACTCAGCAGGCAATCGAGTCATTGCAAAAACTGCCATTCCTTTTTGCAATTCCCGGACAAGGATTCGGTTTGGCCGAAGTCTATGGCATTTGGGCAGGAGTAATTATAGCTTTGTATCCTTTGTGTAAATGGTACAATGAATATAAAACAAAGAACAAAGAAAAGTGGTGGTTGAGTTATTTATAATGTTAAAATTCTTATTGACACATTATTTACTCCATAGCCGGCCTTATTGCCGCAAATTTATTGTATCTTCGAATATATACGCATAACATTTGCCAGAATTCCTGACCTATGCAAGCATGCCTAAAGGTTACAAACATTTTTACAATTGGACTTTTGCTTTGCTTGCTTGCATGCGGAAAACCCCTACCATCCAAAATTGAATTTGACCACAAAGCATTTGAATTGCCATTAAGAGTTGATCAGGCTAAAGAAATATTCGGTCTTCAGTATGGCTATTATTCCGGCTTTTTCACCGGAAATGC
Above is a window of Bacteroidota bacterium DNA encoding:
- a CDS encoding SIMPL domain-containing protein, whose amino-acid sequence is MKHLLSILFILLANNLSAQTNDFPNERKITVNGVASVQIEPSEYIISIRIQEYFYHSSEDKGEAKVEYTIDALEGKLKDLISSLGFNLKNLHLVEISSNYSNSYGNERKPLISETFEYKLDNFSDVVRFLQNARINSITSLQVRRKYSIKKEELRTQLYKSALEDAKSTADKLLSTINKSTGDVLFINASNNQIQYNLDEEYQNNYSSVSTFNLNNNKTISMGVTVIYGIK
- a CDS encoding SRPBCC domain-containing protein, with the translated sequence MKKLQFKVTINAPVSRIYDLMLGISNKSTYEQWTALFNPTSTYEGTWIKGTKMLFIGVDENGEKGGMVSRIVDNIPNRFVSIQHYGLYKANKEITEGPEVEKWANGYENYSFEENNDSTTLTVDVDVNNDFLDYMNETYPQALEKLKELCEK
- a CDS encoding DUF3830 family protein; this encodes MTGFKITTAEKQEIRFEFYMELAPVTSKAFADILPFTRTFHHARVSGQEIWIDDVPQLDIIQENASVFTEPGEVVFGPTKPIRAKTANCFGIYYGEGKGLDACNIFARVVDSDKQKLIDLGNSIWKNGSQVLTLSLVDTIK
- a CDS encoding VIT family protein, coding for MNNKKKIVTIDNYLDTHYIHRSNWLRAAVLGANDGIISISSLAIGVAAASSTREPIVLATVAGLVAGALSMAAGEYVSVSSQTDTEKSDIERETQELKEMPEQELNILSQIFEKRGLKKETAMQVAIELTEKDSLGAHIREELGINEISQANPIQAAIASGASFSVGGVLPLLVVLFAPIKGMEYWLYGFTTFFLIVLGTTAAKTGGSSIKKAILRITVWGTIAMGLSALVGYFFGIKV
- a CDS encoding PorT family protein, giving the protein MKIILIILLMLSIQAPGQDTTTTTTKHKFFIGLNLSPDYCGRVITQNGNTLSNANWSRVKAMEDSIFKPKFGHSLGITLEYQIGNRLYFESGLQFSNKGYKTIPIMTLYDPFNPDGSVTEATNIISHNYLDLPLKVKLYFLKNKFQLLTSVGATLNYLLRVSIKTIPTVETEEFKVVTHIIDYPYNKINISPTISFGAKYNFNDKMNVQVAPTFRYGLLKLDNKDYKIEHLWSAGININLYYKL
- a CDS encoding DUF1624 domain-containing protein, with product MTPLTKSRIESIDVVRGIAMVIMALDHVRDFFHAEAFTDDPLNLATTTPLLFFTRWITHFCAPIFVFLSGTSIYLQSLRKTKKELSAFLVKRGLWLIFVEFIIITFSWTFNPAYSSIFLQVIWAIGISMVILGLLIRLPYKIILSLGLLIVFGHNLLDIPEAAPDFKTGFWWDLIHHGNWSPYELLPNHTFVIIYPFLAWTGVMMLGYCMGIFYTSKFTAENRQKTIFRIGIGLILLFVILRFINIYGAPHPWTTQKNSLYTFLSFLKIHKYPPSLLYLCITIGPALLLLSMVERIKNHLTNILVVFGRTAFFYYVIHFFLLHLLLAASFYIHGNTTQQAIESLQKLPFLFAIPGQGFGLAEVYGIWAGVIIALYPLCKWYNEYKTKNKEKWWLSYL
- a CDS encoding T9SS type A sorting domain-containing protein, giving the protein MQKQKVVLSLILFLGLFKLSAQPFALQWERTLMGDKENSNFRVNASAVDANNCFYFTGAKDTSVTSKSFLNKYNPDGSISFQTEFYSNPLWWNAAYAVTVDLNGNSFIAGFENMDDSLHLFIVKFNLQGNLLWTYKEPTFMDGNDPKRFEIILTTDSNGSLYYAYHNAALPGIQLKCGKLYLNGSLTWQNFLAQYYDGLVAFKMRSDNNLEVGISSSNRDSVSITLYDTSFTAVSNYKTSCISGITSYIDAWNNTYFVIGLAPIIWSNPDSEYVFKLDPGLNETWQLPISTTSNATFMNGNGRHLYLLDDARIYKIDSSGTVNWNNYVGNYLGSFDVSVNGDAYVGYSIGGSRDLACFQVFDSSGTLKQVKCFLDFIYPVGALNGNSSYMSGMWQACCGHNGNQVVYYDSSFTDSVFYTNTNYQHKMDRELKSLVDHDHNIIDICSAVDTIIYSGYYAYPSLQVSKFDSSGILRWKKKINFTSNSYLYYTNSFIDANNNVYACGNSQGIVSNTQGCVVKISADGLYTYRYLYYDSVPGGRYSINAVTADSFGNIYAGGLADTSNYPNFASDGVIIKFDSMLNCQWIRHITIRPTAAEQIDNLELRNNVLILTVHSVLSGVGQTFVCEYDTSGNPIWTHQVSVPYVAYSTIMKISSTGNIALAGITIPANWYVVSLDSAGNYLCDWRDTLSPADWNNRVLNLVVDDYDNIFVIGDIFNGQTGNYCVRKFQNCNVEWTDSIIGFSGSGLSVLNNRVYASASATNTDMAPVTIYDYTGGILFRDSIPGYQNQPSSIIAEANSFYTTSNLRTDTVGVIISVRRYNNVMTNIVQDRKVNIGLDVYPNPSSTYLIVSSVERKLKEIKLYNAFGQMIFSKNLTPDNYYHIDLPGTFSGQFFYIITDVDQNRYSGKVTIIR